From one Triticum urartu cultivar G1812 chromosome 3, Tu2.1, whole genome shotgun sequence genomic stretch:
- the LOC125547523 gene encoding vegetative cell wall protein gp1-like: MASSPSSLLHGVAILALICCSLSCSAAAGDVVALDGRRNQWKPPPTPLPGKQHTPVSPVPTPATPVPGRPVTPNPPVSVPPPPSTPVRRYPVTPSPSTPICVPRPPPVQREVSALSPHRKTLQKAVKNVL; this comes from the exons ATGGCGAGTTCTCCTTCTTCCTTGCTACACGGAGTTGCGATCCTTGCTCTCATATGCTGCTCCTTGTCATGCTCGGCGGCGGCCGGAG ATGTAGTTGCTCTCGACGGACGTCGTAATCAGTGGAAACCTCCGCCGACTCCGTTGCCAGGGAAGCAGCATACTCCGGTGAGTCCAGTCCCAACTCCGGCGACTCCGGTGCCAGGGAGACCGGTGACTCCAAATCCTCCAGTCTCTGTTCCTCCTCCACCGTCAACGCCCGTGCGCAGATACCCGGTGACCCCAAGTCCTTCAACCCCTATTTGTGTGCCGCGGCCTCCCCCGGTGCAGCGGGAGGTGTCGGCTCTTTCGCCGCACCGCAAGACCCTACAGAAGGCTGTTAAGAACGTGCTTTAA